The Brassica oleracea var. oleracea cultivar TO1000 chromosome C6, BOL, whole genome shotgun sequence genomic interval CATTTAAAATTACATTTAATCAACACATATATATATATATATATATATATATACATATATTTATTTATTTATATAGCTGTTAGAGCAGAGCAGATATCCAGTTCTTAAAATTTTAGTATTTATGATTTGTTTTTTTATAACGGATTTTGATTTTTAGTATTTGCTTTGTTTCGAAATTTTATGGATATCAAGAATTTTCGGATCGAATCGAAGCAAATAACGGATCGAATCAAATTTAACGGATAAAATATCCAACCCTAATGGTAACATTACTAAACCGAAGTTCAAAACGCTGGATAGACTCTGGGGAGAGGGCTCTTCATCCTCTCTCAAAGTTCATCGGCTCAACAACAAGTAAACATGGAATCAGGTCCACTAAATACAAATACGTCACAGAATAGATGTATTTTAAAATAATTATCAAAACAACGCTTTGTATTGGAGAGATAGTAACACTGCATAAAAATAGTTCAAGATAGAATTACGTCAAAATCTCATAAATATTAATTCAGTGCAGACGTAGTAATTAATTAAAAGCCATCTTGCAGTTAAGTTATAATATCTATTAAACAGTTTTATGATCACGCCGTTTGATCAAGAACTTCATGTAGATTGTTGCTTTAGAAACATTACACAAATATTTCAAGATCTAGAATTTTGTTGAAACATTTAGGTTCTTTATAAATTAATCACGAGTCGAAATATGGTTAAGGCTCTTATACTCAATGCAGTTCTAAATGAAGAATTTTGATAAAGGTCAGGGCTCATATCTGCAAATATAGAGAGCTAGAACCCAAGTCTCTGTACCATTTTTTTTTTCTCCCAAATCTGTAAATAGATAGGCTTATATTTTGGTAGGTTTCGCTTTTTGATGTGTACTCTCTGTTAGGGCTAAAAAACATTGAGAAGCCTGAAATATGTCAGTCACCGTTTATCAGAATTATCTAAAAATCTCTTTATGAGAATATTTTCCCCCATTAAACTATGGTTTTGGTTTGCATTAGTATGTTGAATATCTTAAACACCTGTTTCAAGAAGACTCAAAAGAAATTATCTTGTATTCAGTTTCAAGTTTCCTGTTTGTTCCTTGCTTCTTCACAAAGCTCTCTGTAAACCTAAGGAGCAAACTCACAAGTTGGAACAGAGATACCAAAGATAACTTCAATGGATAAAACGATCACTTTTCTTTACCTGCATGAAAAGTTATCTTTTCCTCTTCACACACAAAGCCACACATATACATACAAACACACACACGAATTAAGGCACACCAAATATTTATCTCTACTCTCATTTCTACCCACTTTGACATCTCTTTTACCATACATACTATCATGCCTCCTTTCCGTTTTAACATTCCTTTCTTCTCCTACGGCTCTCCTTCTCGTCCCTCTTCATCAGGGACTTCTTCTTCCCCATCACCACCCCCAACGCCTCCTACTTCTTCCCGCCCTCCTTTCCGTCCTGGTGGCATCGCTCAGCCGTCAAAGCCAGCAACGTCGCAAGAAACAAAGCCAAAGGCGTCACCTACGCTTTCTAGGTCTAAAAGCAATGTTGCGGCCACTGCAGCTTCTTCTTCTGCGTCTCAGTTGCCTTCTCGCGGTGCAGAAAGGCCATCGCGGCTGGCGAAACAGAGTAACCAACCTGGTTCTCCGGTGAAGAAACCTGAGTCTGTGAGGGCAGAGGAGCAAAAGGTGGCGATGAAAGATAAATCATCAAGAGAAGTTAGAAAAGAAGCTGGTGAGAACAGCAATCCGGTAGTAGAGAAGCCTCCGGCTGCACGTTCAGAACAAAAAGAAGCTCAGGAGCAGAGAAGGAGAGAAGTAGAGAAACTTACGGTGGTAGATAGGGATTCAAAAGCAGCTCAGGAACAGCAGAAGAGCAAAGAAACCGAGAAACTTGCACCGGAAGAAAAAAAGAAAGGTCTTAGTGAGGATATGGAAGAGAGAACTAAAACAGCTCAGGAACAGCAGAAGAGCAAAGAAACTGAGAAACTTGCAGTGGAAGAAAAGAAGAAAGGTCTTCTAAAGGACATGGAAGTAAAAACAAAAACAGCTCAAGAACAGCAGAAGAGCAAAGAAACCGAGAAACTTGCAGTGGAAGAAAAGAAGAAGGGTTTTCAAAAGGACACTGAAGAGAAAACAAAAACAGATGATGAAACGGAGAAACTTGCGATGGAAGAAAAAGAAAAAGTTCTTCAAAACCACATGGAAGAGAATTCAAAGACAGCTCAAGAACAGCAGAGGAGAAAAGAAACCGAGAAACTTGCGGATCAAGAAAAGAAGAAAGTTCTTCACAAGGACATGGAAGAGAATTCAAAAGTAGTTCAAGAACAACAAAAGAGCAAAGAAACAGAGAAACTTGCAACGCAAGAAAGGCAAACAGCCCTTAAAACGGTGGGTAGAGAAGATGCGACGCAAAGCAAAACCACACCACATATAACCGCAGCATCAGAATCCACGAGAGGACCGAAAGATCTACCAGATAGAAAGACGCAAAACAGAACAGAGAATCAAGCCAAAGCCAAAGCCAAAGAAGGATCATCGTCAATGAGCAGAACAATCAAAGAAGACATCAGAGACGGACTCAGCAAGCTAACTTGGGGTAAAAGCAACGGTGACAACGAGAAATCCGTGAGTGTCTTCACTCTAACAGGCGAAAACAGAGGA includes:
- the LOC106298752 gene encoding caldesmon — encoded protein: MPPFRFNIPFFSYGSPSRPSSSGTSSSPSPPPTPPTSSRPPFRPGGIAQPSKPATSQETKPKASPTLSRSKSNVAATAASSSASQLPSRGAERPSRLAKQSNQPGSPVKKPESVRAEEQKVAMKDKSSREVRKEAGENSNPVVEKPPAARSEQKEAQEQRRREVEKLTVVDRDSKAAQEQQKSKETEKLAPEEKKKGLSEDMEERTKTAQEQQKSKETEKLAVEEKKKGLLKDMEVKTKTAQEQQKSKETEKLAVEEKKKGFQKDTEEKTKTDDETEKLAMEEKEKVLQNHMEENSKTAQEQQRRKETEKLADQEKKKVLHKDMEENSKVVQEQQKSKETEKLATQERQTALKTVGREDATQSKTTPHITAASESTRGPKDLPDRKTQNRTENQAKAKAKEGSSSMSRTIKEDIRDGLSKLTWGKSNGDNEKSVSVFTLTGENRGANMAIGSEKDKKDGEVHIRRGYKTNPDESPETTATETEAGTRPYPKDVEEDARVRAYVNGNSQGVNNSIICDSSVQQNDPGIHMNLKFEKAKEKDETVSPPEKKPATEKLLKYEPRVRRRCLRGLLAESSQSDPENPLKPRRHGCRFTCKDKEDIENI